The genome window GGCAACGTGCCGATGGCCGAGGACGCGCAGGTGCTGGTTAACCTCGGACTGATCCATCGCGACAACGAAGTCATCCCGTATTGGGACGGCTGGCTCGGGTGGATGCGCACACAGGGTTGGCGGCGCTTCGCGTGGTACGTCTGGGATCAGGGGCCGGGGATGCCCGGCGACTGGCAGGGGCGGCTGGCCCCGAGCTTTGAATTCGTTTTTCACTTCAACCGGCAAAACCGCAAGCCCAACAAGATCGTGCCCTGCAAGCACGCGGGACAGGATTCGCATCTGCGCGCCGATGGCTCGTCGACAGCGATGCGCGGCAAGGATGGCGAGGTTGGCGGCTGGACGCACGCAGGCCAGCCCACGCAGGACAAGCGGATTCCCGACTCGGTGATCCGGGTGATGCGGCACAAAGGCAAGATCGGTCAGGACATCGACCACCCCGCCGTATTCCCGGTGGCGCTGCCGGAGTTCATTCTCGACGCCTACTCGGACAGCGGCGACATTGTGTTCGAGCCGTTCGGCGGTAGTGGTACGACGATGCTGGCTGCCGAGCGCACCGGTCGCCGGTGCCGCGCGGTTGAGATCGCCCCCGAATACGTGGACGTCGCGGTCAAACGCTTCCAGCAGAATTTTCCGGACGTGCCGGTGACGCTGCTGGGCGATGGGGAAAATGTGGGCCAGACCTTCAAGGCTGTGGCCGCCGAACGACTGGCAGGCGCGGCGGTGTCGCCATGAGCGCATCGTGGCTTGCCGACAAAATCGAGCAGTGGCCGACCGCCAAACTGCTGCCCTACGCCCGCAATGCGCGGACGCACTCGGATGAACAGGTCGCGCAGATTGCTGCCTCGATTGCCGAGTTTGGTTTCACCACCCCGATTCTGGCCGGGGCCGATGGCGTGATCGTCGCTGGTCACGGACGACTGGCCGCCGCCCACAAGCTCGGACTGGCACTGGTGCCGGTCGTGGTGCTGGAACACCTGAGCCCGACTCAGCGGCGTGCGCTGGTGATTGCTGATAACCGGATCGCCGAGAACGCGGGCTGGGACGAAGCGATGCTGCGCATCGAATTGGTGACGCTGCAGGACGACGACTTTGATGTATCGCTGACCGGCTTCGACGCGGATGCGCTGGCCGAGTTGCTGGCGGATGAGGATGGCAACGGTGACGGTGAGACTGACGACGATGCCGTGCCAGAGATTACCGAGACACCGATTTCCCGTCCGGGCGATGTCTGGTTGCTGGATGGCCACCGCCTACTGTGCGGTGACTCAACAAAAACAGAGTGCTTCGAGCAGCTACTCCAGGGCGAGCAGGTGGACATGGTATTCACCGACCCGCCGTACAACGTGAACTACGCCAACACGGCCAAGGACAAGATGCGCGGCACCAACCGCGCGATCCTGAACGACAACCTCGGGGATGGCTTCTACGATTTCCTGCTGGCTGCGTTGACGCCGACCATCGCCAACTGCCGAGGCGGCATCTACGTGGCGATGTCCTCCAGTGAACTGGATGTGCTGCAGTCAGCTTTCCGCGAGGCGGGTGGCAAGTGGTCGACCTTCGTGATCTGGGCCAAGAACACTTTCACGCTGGGTCGCTCCGACTACCAGCGCCAGTACGAGCCGATCCTCTACGGATGGCCCGAAGGCGCGACGCGCCACTGGTGCGGGGATCGCGATCAGAGCGATGTCTGGCAGATTAAGAAGCCGCACAAGAACGATCTGCACCCGACGATGAAGCCGGTGGAACTGGTGGAGCGTGCGATTCGCAATTCGAGTCACCCGGGCAATGTGGTGCTCGACCCATTCGGTGGCTCCGGCACGACGCTGATCGCCGCCGAGAAATCAGGACGGCTGGCGCGCTTGATCGAACTCGACCCCAAGTACGTCGATGTGATTGTGCGCCGCTGGCAGGACTGGACGGGCAAGCAGGCTACCCGCGAATCTGATGGGTTGGCGTTCGATGATCAGGCGGCGAGCGATTCGTCTGTGATCTCGCAGTGAATCACAAAGCCCGTCAGGTAGGGCAAGCCCCGTGGGATGCCGTAATCCTTGGTGGTGTGGCGGTTGATCTTCCAAGTCATCCACTGCGTTGTTGCTGCGTGGATCGCGTCGACCAGAGCGCGTCCCGCGTGGATCTGGTTGAGGACATCGTCTGCAAAGTGGCGTCCGTGGCGGCTGTCGAGGAAAAGTCTGACCGATTCGAGAGGCTGGTTGGTCGCGTCCGAGATCGCGGTCATCGCCAGTGGCCACGCTGTGGCGGCGTTCTCGTTCATCGTGCCCCAAAAGCCCCAGTCTTCGTTCTGGGTGGCAGGGATTTGGTTGGTGGTGTTCATCGTTGGCTCCTTGGGGTTGATCGTTGCGACACCCGTAGTAACGCGCTGTTCGATTGAGAAGCCAAGCGTTGTCGGCTTCATTTTCAATCTTTCTGGATCACGCGATCCGGTAGACGCGCTCGCCGCCGTCGATCTTGTCCGAGAGGATGGCGAGTCCTAGTTTTTTCTTGAAGGCTCCGGCGAAAGTGCCGCGCACGGTGTGCGCTTGCCAGCCGGTGGTCTCGCAGATCTGACGCACCGTTGCGCCCTCGGGACGCCGCAGCATCTGGATCACGGTGGCCTGTTTGCTGTTCTCGCGGGTGCGGGGTTTGGTGTCGGTGCGCTCTTGCGCCCACGTGGCCTCTGCGGCCGTCACGGCGGCCTCGATCTCGGGGTCTGCTGCCAAGGGCGCAGGCGCTGGACGTGCGCAGCCAAGGGCGTCGTAGCCCTCGGCGGCAACGAACCAGACGCTGCCGTCGGTGGTAATGAGGGCGCGGTTGAACAGTCCGTCGAGGACTTTCTTGCGTGCGCCGCCTTTGATGTTGTCCGGGAACCAGTCGAGTTTGCCATCGCTGTGGTGGATGGCGTGGGCAAGGACTGCGTGCTGGGTCACGGTGAGTTGGGTGGTGGTCATTTGGTGCTCCTTCGAGGTGGTTGATGGTGATGTGATGAACGCGCTGTTCGGGACTGAAGCCAAGCGTTTCGTGCTTGGCTTCGCTGTCTTTCGATCAGCTGTTGGCAATCTCTGACTCCGTGGCCTTTGGCAACGATGCGCCGACTTCGGCACCCGCTTTGAACGCGGCTTCGAGGGCGTCGCGGATGCACCAGACCGCCGTGTCGTGGAAGTCGAGGCTGTCTGACTTGCGTGTTTCCAGGGTTTCGATGCCGAGGTGCTTCTGCGCAATCAGGGTGAGGATGGTTTCGATCTGGCTCATTTCCGTGTCCTTTGAAAAAGTTGATGACGAACGTATGAACGCGCTGTTCCAGATGGAAGCCAAGCTGAATCCATGTAAATGACGAACAAATGATTGAAGAGGCCGATGGGAATTTCGATACGCGCTTACGCCCGTCACCGTGGGGTCACCGACACCGCCGTGCACAAGGCGATTCGTGCCGGTCGGGTGACGCCCGAAGCTGACGGCACCATCGACATCGACCGTGCCGACCGCGAGTGGGCGCGCAACACGGACACCCCTAAAAAAGGAACGCAACAGCGCGCAGAGAGCATCGCGGTACGGGAGAACGCCGGGGAGCAGACCGCCGCGCTGCCATCGGGCGGCACGTCGCTGCTTCAGGCGCGCACCGTCAATGAGGTGGTCAAGGCGCAGACGAACAAGGTGCGGCTGGCCCGCCTCAAGGGCGAACTCGTGGATCGGCCACAGGCCATCGCCCACGTTTTCAAGCTGGCGCGTTCTGAGCGTGATGCGTGGCTCAACTGGCCAGCGCGCATTTCGGCACAGATGGCGGCCAAGCTCGGCATCGATCCGCACGCGATGCACGTGGCCCTGGAGGCCGCCGTGCGCGAGCACCTGCAGGAGCTGGGCGAACTGCGTCCGAGGGTGGATTGATGGAAATGGACTACGAAGGGGCCGCCGAGATCGAGCGCGCGTGGCGCGAAGGACTGACGCCCGATCCGCTGCTG of Janthinobacterium sp. Marseille contains these proteins:
- a CDS encoding site-specific DNA-methyltransferase, giving the protein MNMLNVEYRKVEALIPYARNPRTHNDEQVAKIAASIVEYGWTNPVLVDGDNGIIAGHGRLAAAHKLGLTEVPVIELAHLSPTQKRAYVISDNRLALDAGWDDAMLALELAELSEAGFDLALTGFEDAEIEALLADDLGDGDGDGDQEQDTDEPDAADDVPDTPTSPVSRSRDVWALGQHRLICGDAADPSVIASLMRGEQAKLCFTSPPYGNQRDYASGGITDWDGLMRGVFGNVPMAEDAQVLVNLGLIHRDNEVIPYWDGWLGWMRTQGWRRFAWYVWDQGPGMPGDWQGRLAPSFEFVFHFNRQNRKPNKIVPCKHAGQDSHLRADGSSTAMRGKDGEVGGWTHAGQPTQDKRIPDSVIRVMRHKGKIGQDIDHPAVFPVALPEFILDAYSDSGDIVFEPFGGSGTTMLAAERTGRRCRAVEIAPEYVDVAVKRFQQNFPDVPVTLLGDGENVGQTFKAVAAERLAGAAVSP
- a CDS encoding site-specific DNA-methyltransferase is translated as MSASWLADKIEQWPTAKLLPYARNARTHSDEQVAQIAASIAEFGFTTPILAGADGVIVAGHGRLAAAHKLGLALVPVVVLEHLSPTQRRALVIADNRIAENAGWDEAMLRIELVTLQDDDFDVSLTGFDADALAELLADEDGNGDGETDDDAVPEITETPISRPGDVWLLDGHRLLCGDSTKTECFEQLLQGEQVDMVFTDPPYNVNYANTAKDKMRGTNRAILNDNLGDGFYDFLLAALTPTIANCRGGIYVAMSSSELDVLQSAFREAGGKWSTFVIWAKNTFTLGRSDYQRQYEPILYGWPEGATRHWCGDRDQSDVWQIKKPHKNDLHPTMKPVELVERAIRNSSHPGNVVLDPFGGSGTTLIAAEKSGRLARLIELDPKYVDVIVRRWQDWTGKQATRESDGLAFDDQAASDSSVISQ
- a CDS encoding DUF3489 domain-containing protein; the encoded protein is MTTTQLTVTQHAVLAHAIHHSDGKLDWFPDNIKGGARKKVLDGLFNRALITTDGSVWFVAAEGYDALGCARPAPAPLAADPEIEAAVTAAEATWAQERTDTKPRTRENSKQATVIQMLRRPEGATVRQICETTGWQAHTVRGTFAGAFKKKLGLAILSDKIDGGERVYRIA